ATATTATGTGTGTGCGGTTTCATAATTTAtcatgataaataaaatatgaacagAACTGATAGAATAAGCACACTTTGAGTCTGTGCCAAACTCCAAATTCGACTTCCACTACAATCTTTTCTCAATGAAGTACAAATCACTCTTTACAGCCCTTATAACATTCCCTCTCTTTCTTGCGGCACAAATAGATAAAATAACCAATAAAACAAACTCATAACTAACTGTGGTGGAATTTGTGCTCCTCTTCAGATGACATAATCCCTCATCCATGTGGGTTTTTTACGCTTCATGGAACTCTCTCGATGGATTTCCCCCGTGTGAGTCTTCCTCGTGTGCTTCCTCCCCTTTCTCTGATTCCTTTTGCCCTTGGGCTTGTTTGTTGTTAATTAATCCCCTGTTGTCCCACTCATTTAATTGTTGGCCCATTAGACTTGGGTCTAACTCAATTGGCATATGCTTATCATTCCTCTCCCCTTCAAAAATAACCTTGTCCTCAAGGTTCAGCTGTTTATAGAGGGAACATAACTCGTGGAAATTCTCCCAGGTTGCGTCTTCTGGGTAGCTATTGGACCACGGAATTAGTATCTGAGTAACTTGCCTCTTCTTGATGGCGATGAGTCTTGTTGTCAGATGTTGACAGGCACTGAAAGGGGTTGGTTGTTGATGCTGAACTATGGTAATGATTCTACTCTCTCAGGAACTTCTCCCCGAAACGGTTTAAGCCTGGAGACATGAAAAGTAGGGTGAATCTTGCTGGTTGCGGGTAAGTCCAGAGTATAGGCCACGGTGCCCACCTTAGCTTTTACTGGAAACGGTCCAAAGTAACGTTTGCACAGCTTGGAATGAAGCCTTCAAGCCACAGTGGTTTGCCTGTAAGGAGCAAGCTTGACCAAGTGACCAACACCAACTCCCCTACTTGGAATTGTTTGTCCTGACAGTGAACATCAGCGTATTGCTTCACCCTTAATGTAAGTTGGAACCGTGGGTGGTAATCTGTCATTTGCAACTTGAAATGGCATCATACCAATAGCAGAGTGGTAACCAACACGCAAATCAAGCTTGGAAAACACCTTGGTAGCCCCCTACTCATCAAGTAGTTCATCAATGGTGGGAATAGGAAATTTGTCTTGCACCGTGATTGCATTAAGGGCTCAGTAATCCACGCAAAACCTCCACGgtccatcttttttcttcatcAACAAAACCGGAGAGGAATAAGGACTTGTACTTGGATGAATGAACCCATACTCCAGCAACTCGTGCTTATTTTCTCCATTGCGTCTTTCTGGAAATATGGTAACGATAGGGCCTTGCATATATCGGAGCTGTCCCCGCTAGGAGATGGATATGATGATCCACCAGACGACGAGGAGGTAAGGTTCTGGGCTCTTCAAACACCTCGCGAAACTTCTCCAAAAGCGTATTCACCTGGTCGGGGCCAACCCCTGCTATCAAATCCAAACATGTATCTAAATTCCCCTTCCCCATGTGAAGCAGCATATGATCCCCTGTGATGGTGGAGCAAGCCATGAAAGTGCTACTGTTGACCAGTGCGCACATTCGATTGTATGACACGGCTTCTGCCTCAGCAATCTTATTCCCTCGCAAACAAATCCTCTCTCCATTAAATGTGAACTCCATGGTCGATGCCTCATGATCAAGGAGGAATGGTCCAAGAGTCTGTAACCACTGCATACCTAACACAATATCTAGCCGCCAGATAAGCAGAATATAGAGATCTATGGAGAGTTTCTGTCCCTGAAGTGTGAGCGATACTTGTGGGCACAATTTATCACACCACAAGTACTGTCCATTAGCCATGTAAACTCGAAACCGCTTGGCATTAGCATATGTGAGCCCCAATTTTTCAACCAATCCTTCCTGGATGAAGTTATTAAGACTTCCAGTGTCTATCAAAACATCAACAGTGTCCTTATGTATCTATGCCGTGAGAAGGAAAATACGGGGATAAGAAGCATTGGTGAGGGTGTGAAGACTTACCTCATGGTCCCCCTCTGCTTCCAGGACTCGCTCTGGATTAATTCCAGCTTGCATTACTTCACTTGATGCATCAAATTCCCCTCCCGTTAGACCATAATTTTGTTCTAACAACGATGATTTACATTGTATTTTTCATCGCAACTAAAGCACAAtcccttctcttttttttttccttgtacTTTCGTTGGAGTCAACCTTTTAAAAGGGGGCTTGATGGTGGGAGTCGGTTTATGTACTGTTGGTGCCTGAAATGCAATTGTTCCTGCACTTAGTCCCGGTGCAGCCGATCGTGTAGGCACATCAGTAGTTGTACCTGTACAGAATCCTTCCCGGTGCAAGCGTCCTCTTAATTCCTCATTACGTTCTTCGAACAGCTGGGCCTTCCCCATGGCTTCAGAAAGGCTCTTACGTGGATTGATCAGAAGTTCTCGTCGGATTTCTGGCTGAAGACCCCAGATAAAGAAGTTGAGAAACATGGGTTCAGTCACCAAGACTATGCGATTCACGAGTTCCTTGAATTCAGAGAAACAAGCTACCGTCCCTGTTTGAATCAACTTTGCAATCTTTCCCAAGGGATCATCATAAACCGAGGATCCAAATCGCTCCTTCAAAGCCGTCAAGAACTGTTCCAAATCCAGTAACACATTATTTTATATCCATCCAATGGTACCATCCAGCGGCCTCGCCATCAAAATGAAATGCGACCACCTTTAAGCGAATCTCAGGGGAAATCGAATACAGAGAAAAGTGCTTGCCTACCTTATAAATCCAGTTATGAACATTATCCCCATTGAATCTGGGTAATTCGAACTTGAAACTATTGAGGTAGGATGATAAATCTCGGTTCTGTCTTTTTCCTGCCGATGAATCTCGCCAACTGAATCATTCGATTCCGATTATGCTACTTTCACCCTCGAAACGTCGTGAAGTTTCTGGTTCATCTGGCCGAATCGGAGGTCCATCGCGGTCATGTACTGCTCCAACATCTTAGCATAGCTCGGTAGTTGATTCTCATAATGTTGTTTGCAGTTGGATTCCACCTGTTTCATAGCTTCAGCCACGTCTTCGTTCCTCATTTTCGTAATTGTCGGCGATGGTTGAAACTCGACGAGAGCACCAGTGATAGAACAAGCACACTTTGAGTCTATGCCAAAATCCAAATTCGACTTCCACTATAAACTTTTTTCAATGAATTACAAATCACTCTTCACAGCCCTTATATCCTTCCCTCTCTTTCTTGCAGCACAAACAGAAAAAATaaccaatttaaaaaaaaaaaactcataactAAATATGGGTGGAATTCGTGCTCCTCTTCACATGACTTAATCCCACACCACATCCATGTGTGTTTGTTACGCTTCATAGAACTCTCTCGATGGATTCCCCCGTGTGTCTTCCTCCCCCTTTCTTTGTATTTCTGGAGGTCGTtctcttataaaaaaaaaaaaaaaaaaaaaatagttgagccaggttaaaaaataaaattatatcccATCCCCCCCTTCCTTTTGTCCTTGGGCTTGTTAATTAATCCCTTGTTGGCCCACTCATTTAATTGTTGGTCAGTTGGAATACTTCGCATATATATACTTAATCGAGAACCATATTAGCATACCGATATGATGATCAGTTATGGCAAAAAACATTACAATCAAAGGTTTATAATTTCTCTATTATATAACATTAACACTACTATTTGCTCCTGTCCTAAATTCATCTAAAATCTcagcataaaataaataaaactaggAAATCTTTTACATTCATAACACAACACATAAGCTAGCGGTCACAACTATATATGACACTTGGTTCAAATATTGTTTCAACACATATACACAACTGTTTATGATCTTATATACCATCAATAAAATCCATCACAAGACACACACGTCATATGCGTGGGCAAAAGAAGAAATTAATTAGAAACCAGGAGCCATGGACACGTACAACTGGCAAATTAGAAATTGATTAGGTTGCATTTTGGAATCTGAAGAAAGAATTTAATTTGGAGAATGAGATCAATCAagtatatatttcaaaaaacaTAACATTGTATTAATTCGTTATCAGTTGTAATCGATAggggatgaatttgaaatccctTTCATTACATTTATccaatctctctctctctctctcgtcATTAAGCTAAAAGTATTGGGTCCATATCAGATCGAAGATCTCTTTCTCCCCTCACATCTGTTTATTTCTGATGAGCCGATCACGAGTCCACAGCTAGTCAATACATCAAAACAAAAGGGggcaaaaaaaaacacacacgtgttttattttatacatataaCAATATTTATGTAATAAATAATTCTCCTAATAATGGGAAGGGGCCAGCCAAACCACGCCGACCgcataaaataatgaaatagaCTGTATGGAGAATAGTATATATAAGTATTATATGTAGAAAGACAATGCATGCAGACATGAATTAGCTAGCTAGCAAGAATCATAATCTCGTTGAATCTTGTTGCTCAATGGCTTTCCAATCTGCAAACACTGAATGGGAGGCGTAGTGGGAGAATACAGTCTCCCAAAGGTCTGCCAACAATAGGGGTCGTGCATTTGATATCGTTCTTGATGGGGCTTAAGCTGTATGTGGTTGAGGGTCACGTCGGTACATGGCATGATGTCACTACACGCGAAGTGCACGGGTTTCACCGTATATGTTCCCCTtatgttttcatattttatatctgaCAGGGAAACGGAACTTGTTTGGTTCTTGCAACTGCATCTGTCGCAATAGTATTGATCGATCACTATTGGGAGTTGAACCTCAGAGACTTGTATGTTTGagaattgcactccttgcaccAACCCTGATCCTCCCTATAATTTATGCCTATGTTAGGTAGATGTGAATGTAGATTGATCATAACTTTGTTTGTTTTGGTAAATTAATTAGTTACCTGCCATGTCTTAATTCGGACTCCATTCATAGTATTCTGCATGAAGACATCTCGAACAGTGATATTTGATACACAAGCCTTGGTGTTATCTTTTCCAAGGCCTCCAATGCTGATGCCATGTCCTGGCCCACAATTAATATTGTGTATGTAAACATTTGTGCATCCAGTTTGTATTGATACACAATCATCCCCTGCAACAACAGAATTTTGTTAGGTTAaaagaaatttataattttttaagtttCTACACAAGAAAGTTCTAATTTATATTCTCTTTAACTGGCTGGCTCGATGCTGCCTTACTGGCTCAAACAAGTTTTGAAAAAACTATGTGTCCGTGTCCCCTCGTGGGGCTGGAAACATTTTTTGATTTACTCTTTTACTGTAAAGATTGTGACAACTCTTTGCGAGAATGTGCGGCGATCAAATGTGCTCAAACGATGAAATGTGTCAAATTTCTAATGGCTTGGGACGTTGAAGGATATGGTTTCATGCAGGTCCCCCCACCCCCCACCACCCAATTAGCAGGATAAGATAAACAGAAGCAAAATGGATTAGCAAATTTGTCATAATTAGGCAACCGAATAACATGAATTGCAAAAAGATTCAAGGAGAGAAGTTTAACTTGGTAAAACTATGCTAATAACTAATTACCACAGGCAATATTCGAACTGTGAATCAGCACATCTTTGGAGTTTTGCAAGTGAATCCCATCGGTGTTGGGGCTATCACCGGGGGATGACACGGTTAAATTGTACACCAATACCCCGATGCAGTTGTCGAATTTGAGGTGGCAGCGAGGGCTGTTTTGGATTGTGATTCCTGTTACCGTAGTGTGGAAACTTCCATAGAATCTAAGTGCCTGTGTTGCAAGAATTGAATATATATGACCCCAATTATATTGTCTTTTTTATACGACAGATGTTGTTGTAAGTCCTTAAGAAAggtaaaattaaaaagaaaaaccatATTCGAGCATATTGATGGTCCTTACTGTTGGTTTAATTTTTGGCATCTTCACTACAAGTGAGCTTCTCAACTGCAGCAATAAATCAAAATCAGActtaaaaaacaagaaaaacagGAGAGGGCAGTGCTATCCTGGATCTTTATAGAAAATTGTAAAGGGATCAAAAAGCGTTCATTACAGCAGGAATCGGAGGCTTTGGGACCAAAGTTTCATTTAAAGGGactaaaaattttgattcatCATCCAGAGGATCATCCTCAAATGCAGAATCTTGCCACCAAAGAGCTCCGTTTCCGTCGATTTTTCCACTGCCTCTGATGGTTATTCCCACAAGTTTTGTGAATTCAAGCCATTGGAGAAGGCCTGAACCCCAAGAATCTGAGCCTGTTGGAGCAATAATTGTACCTTCTAGCTGCAAAAGAACAACAATCACATGGGATTCCCTGTTGTTATTCTCGGCAAGTATTCATTGTAAAAGATTGATTGTTGAATTTTATATGGTCGATCGGTTTGTATAGTTATAACTTATTTACCTGGAAAACAATGTTGTGCTGACAATATGGACCGGAAAATGAGACGGGTCCTACTAGGAATACGTATCCTGCTGGGACATTAATAATTGAAGCTTCAACTTTGCAAGCAGCTGCCCATGCAGCTTGGAATGCCTGCATTAATTTCACGGTAGAAATTAAATGATGCGTGCTtttatatcattaaaaaaaactgaTGAAAGAGGCCAAATTAGAACGTAATTATGTCGTGAATGTTAATTTGAGGAGtcaatcattatttattttcaaaatgtggATGATTTTGGTAGTTTACGTGGAAAAAGGACCGTTTTTAATATCGGGATCAGGAATTAACTCCAGTCACGGGAATCGTTTGTCAAGACCTTTCTGATTATGTTGTCCTTTAGTTTGCATTAAATAACAATCAACGTACGAAtatctcatatttataataccttttttacttattttttacAATCAAACATGGATCAAATCATCCAATCTATAGTAGTGCACACAGTGCTTGacataaaattttgtaaaagaTTAACGCAAGGCACATATGGCTCTTATGAACATCAGGATAACTTTCGGATGCTAATTAAATTTTCTTCATTAGCTAAAGTTCTGCCTTCCAAGTTGTCCAATCTGTTATATTTATTGTGTCGACTGGATTTACCTCacttgaaggaaaaaaaaattctatttaaTTAGTTGTACTCGTTAAATAAAATCGCCTAATATTGTGAAACATCGAGTGGTGTTATTTTCCAAGAACATGGaattattatcttttttttaaaaaaaaaaggttaaacCTTTTTATTTGGCCTACTTTGTAAAGTTGGAACCGAATGTTTTTGAGGGGACCTCCCCTGTTAACGGTCGTGCCATTTTAGATTAGTTTGACAATAAATAAGCCAAAATTTTTGTTGCAAGGAATTATTCTATTGATAAGAGCAAAGCCCAGTTGCCACTTTAGCTGTCAATTcttaaaagcaaaaattttcgaattttttgaggatatatatatatagttactTACATTGATAAATTTGGCCTTCAGCTTCAATTGATCACAAGAAAAAAGTCAATCATGATTACCTTAGTGTCATCTTTGGTTCCGTCACCCTTGGCTCCAAAATCCAACACATTGTAGACTGTGGAAAAAGGTAGATTGCCACCTTTCTTTGGCGGTACTGGTGATGGCAGTTTGGACTTTCCGGCGGTGTGGTGGTGGGTGCGGTGATATTTGCTTTTCTTCTTGGAGATTAATGAAGCTGGGTCGCTCCTGCTCCGGCTTTGCCTCCAATTCTTGCTGACTCTGGTTGCATTGCATGATTCAATGCTTGTGCTTGTGCACCACATAAGAAGCAGAATTATCAGCGTGAGAGTGAAGTTTTTTTGGCCAAAACCTCCCATTATATTGTTTGGAGGCCAGGGAATTAGAGAAATGGAAAAATGTGCGATATATGGTTTAAGAAATATGGGCGAGAAAGGGGGTTTATATAGCAAAGATAACAATAATGTGATTTAAGCCCCAAGTCGTTTGCATTTAATAGACGACATTCATGATTAATTCAATTGAGATgatacataataataaaattctttattatttatttctcccctcttaaaagaaaaaaagtatatatatccctccaaaacaaaattttgttgAGTTGATTCAACGATGTTTTGATTTTGAGCTATAATATAATTTCTCGGTGGACATTGTAGTATGATCAGTTATTCAATTTATACGTGAAATAGATATGCAAtcgtttgtgtgtgtgtgtgtgtgtgtgtgtgtgtgtcatgTGTGGATGTCAAATTCTGGTTTGGTAAAAGATTAAGTTTTGGATAGTAATAAATTTCCGATGCATTAATTGAAAAAGGAATTTTGACAACGCATAAAGTTACGGCCAAATCCGTACGTGTTGATGAATGTCTAAAATCACTGTCTAACTTGGTATACCACATAATATGTATAAGAATTTGAAAAAGTGAACTGCCAAAACTAAATATAGTCAGTCATATTACatgtaattatatattaattgaacGTGAAAAGGGAAGAAGGCAGGGAAGAAGCTGGCACGTGCTCGAGTAATGTCTTTTTATTGTCACATGCTAGCTAGCTATACCCCACTCACGGGCTTCATTTTTCCATTTTGTCTTCTTAGATATATGATATAAAACCACCTACATACATACAATTTCCAATCCATATTAACGCGATCGCACGCATGTCTACATATGATATAGATATATGGATATATAGATGATCAACGATCCATGCAACACACAATTGTACACAAAAATAATTCaaccaaattatttattttttttttaaaaaaaaaaaataataacatatgGAGGTAGGCAGCCGAGCCGCCCATGGTTTTATAAACATGCATTGAAGTGGAAATAATTTGTCAGAGAGGTACTATGAAATTGTAACTGTTCCAACAGGTCCATTTCAATTTCACGCCATGTTTGATGCTTTTATTTATTGAAGggaacaaaattaaatttctatCGGGGGGTCCTACTTTACTTCATGTTATTTAATTTGCTTTCGGGAAATATATAGGAACCGTTACTTACCATATTGAAATTTAGATAATTATGAAATGGGCACTTCAAGtactgaaaaatatatatatatatatatatattttttatacaaaaataaaaaataaaagctcCAAATTATTAACCACCACTCTGTCGTCCCAGATATCCCTACCTGCACGAGAGTAGTGTGTCgtcaataatataattttgggtGGGTTATTGTTTATCATGCATGTGAAATTAGGATATAACAATTCAAGACATGGGGACaatgttttgtttttgaaaattcatgCCTTCTTCACAGATTGCGCCATTAATCAATCATTCGAAATTTCTCTTTTTTGCCTCGAAGaaaaaatatggggttttgaggtcaTTAATGAGTAGAGATAATTATATTTCCTGATCAGTACACGTCGCAACCTAGCTAACTCTTTTAAACTTTAGAGCTTTTGCTGCTATAATATGGTGGCATACCTCATTTGTATACAGATAATGTCCATCTATCACCTAAACTAACTAGTTTTGAAGTCattataaacaattaaatcaaaattaaccaaaaaaatatcacatatcTGCATGTAAcacatgaaaattattatttagtaggtctcttgtgatacggttATACAGATTTTTATCCGTGAGACGAGTTAacattgttcatatttacaatcatAAGTAATACTTgtggtataaaaaataatattttttaatgatggCTCAAATaggagatatgtctcacaaaattaactcgtgaAACTATcttacaaaagtttttgtgttatTATTATAGCATACTAACTAACTTAGATATCatgctatttttttattattatttaaaatcaagtatcatcttatttcttttaatatgaaatattaaagaaCAAATTTATTATCATACATTTATTACCACACAAAACGATATCACTATTATCCAAATCTTATCATATTACTACTCATTAAAAAAATCACTATATAATACTGTAAATTTTTCACCGAAAtctatattcaaataaaaatatatagattttttttcaaaaaataaaataaaattgtagtaGCATAATTTTGGGCCCAATACTGAGGAGGCCCTTGACAAATTCAGCAAACTGGTTCAATAAGCCCATAACTCGATTCTCAGATTTACAAAGGAAATTGATTGATTGCTTGATTGATCGATCTATCCTCTTCTCTGGAAAATGCGTAAATACTCCCGCGGTTCGAGTATATACTGACTTGTGATTAATCCAAGTTTGTGTTTACTTTTCCCTTCAAAACAAGAATGAATggtattgaaattttttctgTGCAGATATTTGATTGTGAGAAACGTTGCGGAGCTTGGCTGCGGCGATGAGTTGATGGGATTATTATCTATATATGGTGAAGTTGAGGAGCGAgtgtttattaaatatttatatatgtataaatggtggaaaaaaaattcaaacttgGACCCTTTCTCAACTGGGCTTATCGTCACCATTTATTTGTCCAATGAAAAATTTCGTATTTTTTGCGCTGCAtaaattttatcatttaaagaaaaaattcatGAGAATATAGCAATTTAGAGTGGAGTACGTAATTCTATTATCACTACTGAATTTTTTACGATTTTGATGGTTTCGGAAAGTGATGCTTAGATGCAAGCCGTTAGCCAATGGATGGTGATGAATGTGTGCCATTTACCGATGTTTACTGGATTATGTTTCGTCACATCAACAACGACAGGTGATTTTAACTAATAAGTACTTCTCTCCCATCCTTGAATATTCATTTTGTATGCCTGTGAATCTTTATGTTTGATGAGTTTAAGGAAGAAAATGTGTCATATGGCATCCATgtaaatgaaatatttggatTTGTCACCATAAGAACTAGTTCCCcatgaagtttttttttaaaaaaaaattgacattaGTCACATAGATGCTTTAATTTGTACATTCATTGATACACTCGATTTCGAAATAGATTTGCCAAAAGGAAGTTGGATGGCCTCATTGTGAGAGCCTCCTTGATACAAGAGAGAAATTAGAAGGAAGGAGAAGGGAAGTGACCATTGAAACGTAAGTCTATAGTAACATTAGATAGAATAGAGTTTAAGATTTCTTATTGTGGTGGatttttttatagttttataTACTCTTTTGAATCAGCTAGAAACTTGAAAGGCTCTTCAGATTTTATGAGCAAGCAATTGTCAGTTTCTGATCCAGTGCCGAAGGATTCATTCCACAAACATCATTCTTAGCTCAAAGGTACTTTTCTAGCTGACACCAATATAATGAATATTTCGGGGAAATTTTTATGGTTTTCAATTTCATTACTAACCAAAACTGTTTCTGGGTTTTGATACATATTTGCCTCTTTCAATACTATGTGCCTCTATCGCAGAGGTATCACTTACGCTGTTACCATACCAATATCAAGATCTTTGCACCATTCTAGTTACTTCAAATTTCAGTGTGAAACTCTTTCCATGCCCTAACTGTAGCATATGGATAGTGTGTTGACACAACATTCACTCCTATATTTCAATTATGTCATGTCATCTCTTGATTGAAATACCGGTCTAACCTATCACTTGATGATAGGAACATTTTACCTTGGAATCTATGAATCGAACAGTGTAGTTGGTGAGGGAGAAACTGAATAAGGTAATATACCATCTTCTTGTGATGTTTTAGCATTGTAGATCCACATTTCATGTCTTCTTTCTTTTACGTACGACAACCAATCATTGGGCATGGAGAAACTGGTTCATCCAAAACTATCTGCATGTGTTGAGAATAGACGGAGAATCTAGGAACCTAATGAACAACCTCACGATGCCACTGCTGAAAATTGAACCAAGATGTTGATGATGCTATTGCAATGTATGTATTTCATTGAAGTATTTTCAgctattcttattttttttctagtGTGTTACTTGAAGGACGACAAATGCCGCTAGCTGTGAGTCACTATCGGGCAAAACaggaaacattttctttttaccgtaaattctATGGAAGTAGCAATTTAATGTCAATTTATTAAAAGTAGCTAAAAACAGGAAATTCCAAGAGCTAATCAAGGTAGCAGATTGATGATCAATTTTAGCATACAATGGtattttatattatgaattGCATCCGCTTGAGGGTATTTTACTTCAAATGAAAATCAAGAAAGGCCTTTGAAAAGAACAGAGAAAACCACTCCCCAAAAGGCGTGACTTTGAACCCCCGCTCATAAATTTTAGCTAAAGACCGCACAACAAGGGCCTAGGCTCTCTTCTCTTGTTTGGTTCAAGGAAGAGTCCAGTCCAGATATATGTTAATGTGGACCTATTCAACTTGATTTTTCCTGCCTCGCACCTACAGTAGATTTATTCATCTTATTACGTTGTTTTGATTTTCTTACCTATTTGGTTCTCCAATATTGTAATTCGAGACTTTAATCAAGAACCTTAatgaatgttttattattttttattttaaaaaaaatcattaatgttGTCTCATAGAGAGAGAAGGGGTATTTTGTAATGTAACCTCAGtcaatcattatttttaaaaaagatctTCTAtagtatatttcatatatatatattcggagagattatttttttaagaaaatgtttgaTCAAATCAATCTTCTCAGATATAGAGAGAGAGACAGAGAACCCACACTTGTTTCAATCATTTAGAAAAGGAGAAGGCCCCAAGATTTGCGAgtatttaattagtttaatttaaCAATTACCATGCATGCTGGGTATAATGTCCACTTTTAAGTATCATTCAGAATAATGTGTGTAGAAGTTTatgttttgcttaaaaaaatacGTTATAAATATACCTAAATTGGATTGGATTGGATTGGATATGCCTCTTGAAACTTTTGTATTAGTAATTCATCATGATAACCTATCAACACCAATTAGCGTGTGTGTTGTAATGATTCTCGAGGTttagaaataaataatattccGTAGCATGCAAGAAGTGGCcacatcaaaattattatatataatgtttCCCCGACAATTAGATGAGTTTGGAATTCAgatggttttatttttttaaaacctaactaagaatgaagtttacaaaattttttaatttactttTATCAATGAACCATGTAATGCACCCATATCTGGAAGGATGGATTTTGGAATTTAAACTCAGTTAACTAATTTAGGGGATGCCTGgttttctttataatttttacaaatatatattgagAAACAATTCAAGTATGTGTTTGCTTTTGTTTTTATATAGGTATTTTCTAAATTTAGAAAATTGAATACTGAAGAACATATATAGaaactatatattatatatgcttGTGAGTGAATCCAACAATATatccaaattaaataaaagtttgCCCAAACTCTCTCGTACTATGATTATTATATGTTGGGAAATGAAATGGGAATTt
This genomic interval from Primulina huaijiensis isolate GDHJ02 chromosome 14, ASM1229523v2, whole genome shotgun sequence contains the following:
- the LOC140956881 gene encoding polygalacturonase At1g48100 isoform X2, encoding MGGFGQKNFTLTLIILLLMWCTSTSIESCNATRKSKYHRTHHHTAGKSKLPSPVPPKKGGNLPFSTVYNVLDFGAKGDGTKDDTKAFQAAWAAACKVEASIINVPAGYVFLVGPVSFSGPYCQHNIVFQLEGTIIAPTGSDSWGSGLLQWLEFTKLVGITIRGSGKIDGNGALWWQDSAFEDDPLDDESKFLVPLNETLVPKPPIPALRSSLVVKMPKIKPTALRFYGSFHTTVTGITIQNSPRCHLKFDNCIGVLVYNLTVSSPGDSPNTDGIHLQNSKDVLIHSSNIACGDDCVSIQTGCTNVYIHNINCGPGHGISIGGLGKDNTKACVSNITVRDVFMQNTMNGVRIKTWQGGSGLVQGVQFSNIQVSEVQLPIVIDQYYCDRCSCKNQTSSVSLSDIKYENIRGTYTVKPVHFACSDIMPCTDVTLNHIQLKPHQERYQMHDPYCWQTFGRLYSPTTPPIQCLQIGKPLSNKIQRDYDSC
- the LOC140956881 gene encoding polygalacturonase At1g48100 isoform X1, encoding MGGFGQKNFTLTLIILLLMWCTSTSIESCNATRVSKNWRQSRSRSDPASLISKKKSKYHRTHHHTAGKSKLPSPVPPKKGGNLPFSTVYNVLDFGAKGDGTKDDTKAFQAAWAAACKVEASIINVPAGYVFLVGPVSFSGPYCQHNIVFQLEGTIIAPTGSDSWGSGLLQWLEFTKLVGITIRGSGKIDGNGALWWQDSAFEDDPLDDESKFLVPLNETLVPKPPIPALRSSLVVKMPKIKPTALRFYGSFHTTVTGITIQNSPRCHLKFDNCIGVLVYNLTVSSPGDSPNTDGIHLQNSKDVLIHSSNIACGDDCVSIQTGCTNVYIHNINCGPGHGISIGGLGKDNTKACVSNITVRDVFMQNTMNGVRIKTWQGGSGLVQGVQFSNIQVSEVQLPIVIDQYYCDRCSCKNQTSSVSLSDIKYENIRGTYTVKPVHFACSDIMPCTDVTLNHIQLKPHQERYQMHDPYCWQTFGRLYSPTTPPIQCLQIGKPLSNKIQRDYDSC